Part of the Candidatus Anaeroferrophillus wilburensis genome is shown below.
ATCATCGATACCGGCACGTACGATTTTTCAACCAAACTGGCAAAAGAGGCCCCGGCCGGCAAGGACAACCCCATTTTCAGCTCGGCAATGCGGCAACGGATCAAGGACTGTCACTTTGAGATCAGCGCCCTGACCATCGCCATGAAGCTGGAGCTGGATGCCGTCGCCTTTTATCGCCAATGTGCGCAAAAAGCTGGTTCGCAAGAGGCAAAGGAATTCTATCTGGGCCTGGCCGATTGGGAGAAGGAACATCTCCAAGCCCTGGAACAGGAGCTGGAAATGCTCAAGGAAGACTACTGGCAGGCTAACCACTTTACCCCCATGTAGCGGCACAACGATCATCGCCGGGGAGCAGGATGGTGACAGGTCTTGCAGAGGACAGGGAAAAAACCCACCGGAAAGATAGTAGCCTGCTGCCCGACCTGTTGCCGGCCGCCCGGGGTCATTCATATTGGCGAACAGCGGTTTGCGGACAGGGGTTACGGCTTTTCCTGCCGTTCGACCAACCATGAAGAGGCGTCATCGGCTGCCGACATCTGGAGATGGTAATACCCCAGAACCTGGTCAACGGCCTGGTCCCAGGGAATGGCCCGCAGACGAAGGGAAATTTTCCCGGTGATATCAGGGGAAAGAATGAATCTCTCTCCCGTCTGCCGGCTTATTTCGGCAAAAAAGTCAGCAATATCACGCTGAAACAGATGAACGGAGACGGATTTCCCCTGATAGGTCTTGGCGGCAGACGGCTCTGGCTCCGGAACGCTCACCGGCACAACGGCCG
Proteins encoded:
- a CDS encoding ferritin family protein, coding for MANQNKEILTALKSAMEAEMIGNQFYRNAAQSTSDEQGKAVFLQMADEELRHFNYLRHQYKAIIDTGTYDFSTKLAKEAPAGKDNPIFSSAMRQRIKDCHFEISALTIAMKLELDAVAFYRQCAQKAGSQEAKEFYLGLADWEKEHLQALEQELEMLKEDYWQANHFTPM